A window of the Vigna angularis cultivar LongXiaoDou No.4 chromosome 3, ASM1680809v1, whole genome shotgun sequence genome harbors these coding sequences:
- the LOC108326487 gene encoding serine carboxypeptidase-like translates to MGHCNRCFFTLCPLLLLLLLPSPSGADLQSDFPAKIRDLNLFPSQDVNIVRHPNSHANKLVEKPLRFPNLLTLQSGVSLDNLAHSAGYYPIAHSNAARMFYFFFESRNSKKDPVVIWLTGGPGCSSELALFYENGPFKIADNMSLVWNDYGWDKVSNLLYVDQPTGTGFSYSTDNRDIRHDEEGVSNDLYDFLQAFFAEHPEYAENDFFITGESYAGHYIPAFAARVHRGNKVKEGIHINLKGFAIGNGLTDPAIQYKAYTDYALDMGIIQKTDYDRINKLMVPACELAIKLCGTDGTIACMASYFVCNTIFNSIVSHADNINYYDIRKKCEGSLCYDFSNMEKFLSIKSVRDALGVGDISFVSCSSTVYQAMLVDWMRNLEVGIPCLLEEGINMLVYAGEYDLICNWLGNSKWVHAMEWSGQKEFVSSPEVPFTVDDSEAGLLKTYGPLSFLKVHDAGHMVPMDQPKAALEMLKRWTQGTLIESGDDVDKLVAEM, encoded by the exons ATGGGACACTGTAACCGCTGCTTCTTCACGCTGTgccctcttctccttcttctgctGCTTCCTTCTCCCTCCGGCGCGGATCTCCAATCTGATTTTCCGGCGAAGATCAGAGACCTTAACCTTTTCCCTTCACAAGATGTCAACATCGTTCGCCACCCTAATTCTCACGCCAACAAACTCGTCGAGAAACCCCTCAGATTCCCAAACTTGTTGACTCTACAGTCTGGCGTTTCACTCGACAATTTGGCTCATTCCGCTGGTTACTATCCTATTGCCCATTCTAATGCAGCCAg GATGttctactttttctttgaaTCACGGAACAGCAAGAAGGATCCTGTTGTGATTTGGTTGACTGGGGGACCTGGTTGTAGCAGTGAATTGGCTTTGTTTTATGAAAATGGCCCTTTTAAGATTGCTGACAATATGTCCCTTGTGTGGAATGATTATGGTTGGGACAAG GTGTCCAATCTTCTCTATGTTGACCAACCAACTGGAACTGGCTTTAGTTACAGTACGGACAACCGTGACATTCGTCATGATGAAGAAGGAGTGAGCAATGACTTGTATGACTTTTTACAG GCTTTCTTTGCTGAACATCCTGAGTATGCAGAGAATGACTTTTTCATTACCGGTGAATCATATGCTGGACATTATATTCCAGCTTTTGCAGCTCGAGTCCATAGGGGAAACAAAGTTAAAGAAGGGATTCATATAAACCTAAAG GGATTTGCCATTGGTAATGGGCTTACTGATCCGGCGATTCAGTATAAAGCATACACAGATTATGCACTGGACATGGGCATAATTCAGAAGACTGACTATGATCGCATCAACAAATTGATGGTCCCAGCCTGCGAATTGGCAATAAAATTATGTG GTACTGATGGAACAATTGCGTGCATGGCTTcatattttgtttgtaataCGATATTCAATTCCATCGTGTCACATGCTGACAATATCAAT TATTATGACATCAGGAAGAAGTGTGAGGGGAGCCTCTGTTATGATTTTTCGAACATGGAAAAATTCTTGAGCATAAAATCTGTTCGGGATGCACTAGGAGTTGGAGATATTTCTTTTGTGTCTTGTAGTTCCACAGTTTATCAGGCTATGCTGGTGGATTGGATGAGGAATCTTGAAGTTGGTATTCCTTGCCTTCTTGAGGAAGGAATCAATATGCTTGTGTACGCTGGGGAATATGATCTCATCTGCAACTGGCTTG GTAATTCAAAATGGGTTCATGCGATGGAATGGTCAGGGCAGAAAGAATTCGTGTCCTCACCCGAAGTTCCTTTCACAGTTGATGACTCTGAAGCTGGACTATTGAAGACCTATGGACCATTAAGTTTCCTAAAG GTTCATGATGCTGGTCACATGGTGCCGATGGATCAGCCAAAGGCTGCTTTAGAAATGCTCAAGAGGTGGACTCAGGGAACACTTATAGAATCTGGAGATGATGTTGACAAATTGGTTGCAGAGATGTAA